A window of Aricia agestis chromosome 3, ilAriAges1.1, whole genome shotgun sequence contains these coding sequences:
- the LOC121740508 gene encoding cytochrome c oxidase subunit NDUFA4, with translation MQGLSIQSLKKHKALIPLFVCVGLGCCASGFYLLRLATRSPDVSWNRKSNPEPWQEYRNKQYKFYSPIRDYSKEESPAPKF, from the exons atgcaGGGGCTAAGCATTCAAAGCTTGAAGAAGCATAAGGCT ttaATTCCACTGTTTGTGTGTGTGGGTCTGGGCTGCTGCGCCTCCGGGTTCTACCTCCTCAGACTCGCCACCCGCTCCCCTGATGTAAGCTGGAACAGGAAATCTAACCCTGAACCGTGGCAGGAATACAGGAACAAGCAATACAAA TTCTACTCTCCAATCAGAGATTACTCGAAGGAAGAGTCCCCAGCACCTAAGTTCTAA
- the LOC121740323 gene encoding MOB kinase activator-like 1 → MSFLFGSRSNKTFKPKKNIPEGTHQYDLMRHAAATLGSGNLRLAVMLPEGEDLNEWVAVNTVDFFNQINMLYGTITEFCTEESCAVMSAGPKYEYHWADGHTVKKPIKCSAPKYIDYLMTWAQDQLDDETLFPSKIGVPFPKNFLPMAKTILKRLFRVYAHIYHQHFPEVVQLGEEAHLNTSFKHFIFFVQEFNLIERRELAPLQELIEKLTAKEAR, encoded by the exons ATGAGCTTTCTTTT TGGCAGTCGGTCTAACAAAACTTTTAAGCCTAAGAAAAATATACCCGAAGGAACCCACCAGTATGACTTGATGCGACACGCTGCGGCCACATTAGGGTCAGGAAATCTCAGGCTAGCAGTTATGCTCCCAGAAGGTGAAGATTTAAATGAATGGGTAGCAGTCAACA ctgttgatttttttaatcaaataaatatGCTGTATGGGACAATAACAGAGTTCTGCACGGAGGAGTCTTGTGCTGTGATGTCGGCGGGTCCCAAGTATGAGTACCACTGGGCAGACGGGCACACTGTGAAGAAGCCTATAAAATGTTCAGCGCCCAAATATATTGACTACCTGATGACATGGGCGCAGGACCAACTTGATGATGAGACTCTTTTTCCATCTAAAATAG GAGTTCCGTTCCCGAAGAACTTCCTGCCAATGGCAAAGACAATACTGAAGAGGCTGTTCCGTGTGTACGCTCACATCTACCACCAGCACTTCCCAGAGGTGGTGCAGCTGGGGGAGGAGGCGCATCTCAACACCTCCTTCAAACACTTCATATTCTTCGTACAA GAATTTAATCTCATCGAGCGGCGGGAGTTGGCGCCTTTGCAGGAGCTGATAGAGAAACTGACAGCAAAAGAGGCGCGATGA